A region of Saimiri boliviensis isolate mSaiBol1 chromosome 8, mSaiBol1.pri, whole genome shotgun sequence DNA encodes the following proteins:
- the LOC120367155 gene encoding large ribosomal subunit protein uL24-like, with product MKFNPFVTSDRSKNRERHFNAPSHIRRKIMSSPLSKELRQKYNVQSMPIRKDDDAQVVRGHYKGQQIGKVVQVYREKYVMYIERVQREKANGTTIHVGIHSSKVVITRLKLDKDRKKILERKAKSHQGGKEKGKYKEETIEKMQE from the coding sequence atgaagttcaatccCTTTGTGACTTCCGACCGAAGCAAGAATCGCGAAAGGCATTTCAATGCACCTTCCCACATTCGCAGGAAGATTATGTCCTcccctctttccaaagagctgagacagaagtacaACGTGCAATCCATGCCCATCCGAAAGGATGATGACGCTCAGGTTGTACGAGGACACTATAAAGGTCAGCAGATTGGCAAAGTAGTCCAGGTTTACAgggagaaatacgtaatgtacATTGAACGGGTGCAGCGGGAAAAGGCTAATGGCACAACTATCCATGTAGGCATTCACTCCAGCAAGGTGGTTATCACTAGgctaaaactggacaaagaccGCAAAAAGATCCTTGAACGGAAAGCCAAATCTCAccaaggaggaaaggaaaagggcaaatacaaggaagaaacaattgagAAGATGCAGGAATGA